Proteins from one Pagrus major chromosome 1, Pma_NU_1.0 genomic window:
- the LOC141003182 gene encoding E3 ubiquitin/ISG15 ligase TRIM25-like isoform X1 — protein sequence MADMEESQFSLMSLEDELTCSICLSPFDCPVTIPCGHNFCQDCLLSTWKDTYSCPQCRTLFDTKPELKKNTVLSSVVQTFNLRSSRSEASLVVEESKAEKDDVVRCDTCMEAEASQTCLTCMASYCEEHLRPHRENPKFSVHQLIEPLGDLSERICSDHHKLMEFFCSQHGRPICSICLQQVHKGCTFMSPEEQRNLKETDLRDKLGLLDGKIEKTDTVMFQINDMQCKLKEAATKRKTAFAAVFQQMRDMLAQEEREAQHEVDHELEMGQTKLRDFVKRLTENNENMRKAREDINGLLSQSQTLAFLQASFDLPRVTKFDPYTPRISLDSKKVMATQASAAALKEYLTEIFKQPAEARLVTLKADEKAAPVSGSTGSHLESEQPDHPEQRGQTTSSGPNCSPFQPFFQPVPVPVYIGQHGGWNTPQYGQGQAPGSYRGPPFKPGQKTEKKSDTGHHSSHKQDRKPSGAPGGKKPGGKGSDSTKKDHPKSHPSSGKPTGPHPRPHKNK from the exons ATGGCCGACATGGAAGAGAGTCAGTTTTCTCTGATGAGTCTGGAGGATGAGCTGACCTGCAGCATCTGTCTCAGTCCCTTTGACTGTCCGGTGACCATCCCCTGCGGACACAACTTCTGCCAGGACTGCCTCCTCTCCACCTGGAAGGACACCTACAGCTGTCCTCAGTGTCGGACCCTCTTCGACACCAAACCGGAGCTGAAGAAAAACACGGTCCTCAGCAGCGTCGTTCAGACCTTCAACCTGAGGTCGAGCAGGAGCGAGGCCAGCCTGGTCGTAGAGGAGAGCAAGGCTGAGAAAGATGATGTGGTCCGCTGTGATACATGTATGGAGGCAGAAGCGTCCCAGACCTGCCTCACCTGCATGGCCTCCTACTGTGAGGAGCACCTGCGGCCTCACCGGGAAAACCCCAAATTTAGTGTCCACCAGCTGATTGAGCCCCTCGGCGACCTGTCGGAGCGCATCTGCTCGGACCACCACAAGCTGATGGAGTTCTTCTGCAGCCAACATGGCCGACCAATCTGCAGCATCTGTCTCCAGCAAGTCCACAAAGGCTGCACCTTCATGTCTCCTGAGGAGCAGAGGAACCTGAAAGAG ACTGACCTCAGAGACAAGTTGGGTTTGCTGGACGGGAAGATTGAGAAGACTGATACTGTTATGTTTCAAATTAATGACATGCAGTGCAAGCTGAAG GAAGCAGCTACCAAGAGGAAGACAGCATTTGCAGCTGTGTTTCAGCAGATGCGGGATATGTTGGCCCAAGAAGAGCGCGAGGCCCAACATGAGGTGGACCACGAGCTGGAGATGGGTCAGACGAAACTTCGGGACTTCGTGAAGAGGTTAACTGAGAATAATGAGAACATGAGAAAAGCCAGAGAAGATATCAACGGTCTGCTGAGTCAATCCCAAACCCTGGCCTTTCTGCAG GCTTCATTTGACTTGCCGAGGGTTACAAAGTTTGACCCTTACACCCCTCGAATCAGCCTGGACTCCAAGAAGGTTATGGCAACTCaggcctctgctgctgcactgaaggAGTATCTGACTGAGATCTTTAAACAGCCTGCTGAGGCCAGACTGGTCACACTTAAAGCAG atgaaaaagcaGCTCCTGTCTCAGGAAGTACTGGATCACACCTGGAATCTG AACAACCAGATCATCCAGAGCAGAGGGGACAGACCACATCCAGCGGTCCTAATTGTTCACCCTTCCAGCCATTCTTCCAGCCAGTTCCTGTACCTGTTTATATAGGGCAACATGGAGGCTGGAATACACCCCAGTATGGACAGGGCCAGGCACCAGGCTCTTACAGGGGACCTCCATTTAAACCAGGACAAAAGACAG aaaagaaaagtgataCCGGTCACCACTCCTCCCACA
- the LOC141004419 gene encoding E3 ubiquitin/ISG15 ligase TRIM25-like isoform X2 has protein sequence MANMEESQFSLMSLEDELTCSICLSPFDCPVTIPCGHNFCQDCLLATWKDTYSCPQCRTLFATKPKLKKNTVLSSVVQTFNLRSSRSEASLVVEESKAEKDDVVRCDTCMEAEASQTCLTCMASFCEEHLRPHRENPIFRPHQLSEPVGDLLERICPDHHKLMEFFCSQHGRPICSICLQQVHKGCTFMSPEEQRNLKEDSTTNRRTALAAEYQQMRDMLDREERDALNAVGRELESDQTKLKFLMKKFTQNIDIMSKAKEDIHSLLSQSQTLAFLQASFNLPAATKFEPYIPRINLDSKKVTAPQAFTAALKEHLTEIFKHPVEARLLKLKPDAPEQKGQSMSSSPGCPLFLDYKEPNGGWNPSHYGQGQAPGSYRGPPFMAGQEVQWVAGHPRLPRPHSPGSQPQAGPKKKPQKQTQKALQPNVANMGNKNQAHSVENLFELSHKDKPRGRTPAAELRKKPETFDIPPDMTSAVQRGELLKYGTVLTLDPKTAHKRISLSEGFTKASVSDEHINYFDSPKRFTVCSQVLTSKGFSRGRHYWEVRLSSNNFVGIGLAYSSIDRKGPTSRLGRNAQSWCVEWFNVKLSAWYNSSETVLVNPNPKRVGVLLDCEEGTATFYNVADRAYPFHSFVFPFAEAVYPAFWIFSSGSSITLCKLQA, from the exons ATGGCCAACATGGAAGAGAGTCAGTTTTCTCTGATGAGTCTGGAGGATGAGCTGACCTGCAGCATCTGTCTCAGTCCCTTTGACTGTCCGGTGACCATCCCCTGCGGACACAACTTCTGCCAGGACTGCCTCCTCGCCACCTGGAAGGACACCTACAGCTGTCCTCAGTGTCGGACCCTCTTCGCCACCAAACCGAAGCTGAAGAAAAACACGGTCCTCAGCAGCGTCGTTCAGACCTTCAACCTGAGGTCGAGCAGGAGCGAGGCCAGCCTGGTCGTAGAGGAGAGCAAGGCTGAGAAAGATGATGTGGTCCGCTGTGATACATGTATGGAGGCAGAAGCGTCCCAGACCTGCCTCACCTGCATGGCCTCTTTCTGTGAGGAGCACCTGCGGCCTCACCGGGAAAACCCAATTTTCCGTCCCCACCAGCTGAGTGAGCCCGTCGGCGACCTGTTGGAGCGCATCTGCCCAGACCACCACAAGCTGATGGAGTTCTTCTGCAGCCAACATGGCCGACCAATCTGCAGCATCTGTCTCCAGCAAGTCCACAAAGGCTGCACCTTCATGTCTCCTGAGGAGCAGAGGAACCTGAAAGAG GACTCAACGACAAACAGGAGGACGGCTTTGGCAGCGGAGTATCAGCAGATGCGGGATATGTTGGACCGAGAGGAGCGTGATGCTCTTAACGCAGTGGGCCGTGAGCTAGAGAGTGATCAAACCAAACTCAAGTTTCTCATGAAGAAGTTCACCCAGAACATTGATATTATGAGCAAAGCTAAAGAAGACATCCACAGTCTGCTAAGTCAGTCCCAGACTCTGGCCTTCCTACAG GCTTCATTCAACCTGCCCGCAGCCACAAAGTTTGAACCTTACATTCCTCGAATCAACCTGGACTCCAAGAAGGTGACAGCACCACAAGCCTTTACTGCTGCACTGAAGGAGCATCTGACAGAGATCTTTAAACATCCTGTTGAGGCCAGACTACTCAAACTTAAACCAG ATGCTCCAGAGCAGAAAGGACAGTCCATGTCCAGCAGTCCTGGTTGTCCACTCTTCCTAGATTATAAAGAGCCCAATGGAGGCTGGAATCCATCCCATTATGGACAGGGCCAGGCACCAGGCTCTTACAGGGGACCTCCATTTATGGCAGGACAAG AGGTACAGTGGGTTGCAGGACATCCCAGACTCCCCAGGCCCCACAGTCCAGGTTCTCAACCACAGGCAGGCCCAAAGAAGAAACCTCAAA aACAGACCCAAAAAGCTCTGCAGCCCAATGTTGCTAACATGGGAAATAAGAATCAAGCCCATTCAGTGGAAAACCTGTTTGAGTTGAGTCACAAAGACAAACCCAGAGGCCGTACTCCTGCAGCTGAACTCAGAAAGAAACCAG AAACTTTCGATATTCCTCCAGACATGACATCTGCTGTACAAAGAGGGGAACTTCTGAAAT ATGGCACGGTGCTCACATTAGACCCAAAGACGGCCCACAAACGCATCTCCCTGAGTGAGGGCTTCACTAAGGCCTCTGTGTCAGATGAGCACATAAATTACTTTGACTCTCCAAAACGCTTCACTGTCTGCTCTCAGGTGCTCACCTCGAAGGGTTTCTCCAGAGGGCGCCACTACTGGGAAGTCCGACTGAGCAGCAACAACTTCGTTGGCATCGGCTTGGCTTACAGCAGCATTGACCGCAAAGGTCCCACCAGCCGACTGGGCCGCAACGCCCAGTCCTGGTGTGTCGAGTGGTTTAACGTCAAGCTGTCCGCTTGGTATAACAGCAGTGAGACCGTGCTGGTCAATCCCAATCCAAAGCGTGTAGGTGTACTGTTGGATTGTGAGGAGGGCACTGCTACGTTCTATAACGTTGCAGACAGGGCATATCCCTTCCACTCCTTTGTGTTCCCCTTTGCTGAAGCGGTGTATCCAGCTTTCTGGATTTTCTCAAGTGGCTcttccattacattgtgcaagcTGCAGGCATGA
- the LOC141003182 gene encoding E3 ubiquitin/ISG15 ligase TRIM25-like isoform X2, with protein MADMEESQFSLMSLEDELTCSICLSPFDCPVTIPCGHNFCQDCLLSTWKDTYSCPQCRTLFDTKPELKKNTVLSSVVQTFNLRSSRSEASLVVEESKAEKDDVVRCDTCMEAEASQTCLTCMASYCEEHLRPHRENPKFSVHQLIEPLGDLSERICSDHHKLMEFFCSQHGRPICSICLQQVHKGCTFMSPEEQRNLKETDLRDKLGLLDGKIEKTDTVMFQINDMQCKLKEAATKRKTAFAAVFQQMRDMLAQEEREAQHEVDHELEMGQTKLRDFVKRLTENNENMRKAREDINGLLSQSQTLAFLQASFDLPRVTKFDPYTPRISLDSKKVMATQASAAALKEYLTEIFKQPAEARLVTLKADEKAAPVSGSTGSHLESEQPDHPEQRGQTTSSGPNCSPFQPFFQPVPVPVYIGQHGGWNTPQYGQGQAPGSYRGPPFKPGQKTEQDRKPSGAPGGKKPGGKGSDSTKKDHPKSHPSSGKPTGPHPRPHKNK; from the exons ATGGCCGACATGGAAGAGAGTCAGTTTTCTCTGATGAGTCTGGAGGATGAGCTGACCTGCAGCATCTGTCTCAGTCCCTTTGACTGTCCGGTGACCATCCCCTGCGGACACAACTTCTGCCAGGACTGCCTCCTCTCCACCTGGAAGGACACCTACAGCTGTCCTCAGTGTCGGACCCTCTTCGACACCAAACCGGAGCTGAAGAAAAACACGGTCCTCAGCAGCGTCGTTCAGACCTTCAACCTGAGGTCGAGCAGGAGCGAGGCCAGCCTGGTCGTAGAGGAGAGCAAGGCTGAGAAAGATGATGTGGTCCGCTGTGATACATGTATGGAGGCAGAAGCGTCCCAGACCTGCCTCACCTGCATGGCCTCCTACTGTGAGGAGCACCTGCGGCCTCACCGGGAAAACCCCAAATTTAGTGTCCACCAGCTGATTGAGCCCCTCGGCGACCTGTCGGAGCGCATCTGCTCGGACCACCACAAGCTGATGGAGTTCTTCTGCAGCCAACATGGCCGACCAATCTGCAGCATCTGTCTCCAGCAAGTCCACAAAGGCTGCACCTTCATGTCTCCTGAGGAGCAGAGGAACCTGAAAGAG ACTGACCTCAGAGACAAGTTGGGTTTGCTGGACGGGAAGATTGAGAAGACTGATACTGTTATGTTTCAAATTAATGACATGCAGTGCAAGCTGAAG GAAGCAGCTACCAAGAGGAAGACAGCATTTGCAGCTGTGTTTCAGCAGATGCGGGATATGTTGGCCCAAGAAGAGCGCGAGGCCCAACATGAGGTGGACCACGAGCTGGAGATGGGTCAGACGAAACTTCGGGACTTCGTGAAGAGGTTAACTGAGAATAATGAGAACATGAGAAAAGCCAGAGAAGATATCAACGGTCTGCTGAGTCAATCCCAAACCCTGGCCTTTCTGCAG GCTTCATTTGACTTGCCGAGGGTTACAAAGTTTGACCCTTACACCCCTCGAATCAGCCTGGACTCCAAGAAGGTTATGGCAACTCaggcctctgctgctgcactgaaggAGTATCTGACTGAGATCTTTAAACAGCCTGCTGAGGCCAGACTGGTCACACTTAAAGCAG atgaaaaagcaGCTCCTGTCTCAGGAAGTACTGGATCACACCTGGAATCTG AACAACCAGATCATCCAGAGCAGAGGGGACAGACCACATCCAGCGGTCCTAATTGTTCACCCTTCCAGCCATTCTTCCAGCCAGTTCCTGTACCTGTTTATATAGGGCAACATGGAGGCTGGAATACACCCCAGTATGGACAGGGCCAGGCACCAGGCTCTTACAGGGGACCTCCATTTAAACCAGGACAAAAGACAG
- the LOC141004419 gene encoding E3 ubiquitin/ISG15 ligase TRIM25-like isoform X1: MANMEESQFSLMSLEDELTCSICLSPFDCPVTIPCGHNFCQDCLLATWKDTYSCPQCRTLFATKPKLKKNTVLSSVVQTFNLRSSRSEASLVVEESKAEKDDVVRCDTCMEAEASQTCLTCMASFCEEHLRPHRENPIFRPHQLSEPVGDLLERICPDHHKLMEFFCSQHGRPICSICLQQVHKGCTFMSPEEQRNLKESDLRGKLGLLDGKITKNENVVSQMKDMEHKLKDSTTNRRTALAAEYQQMRDMLDREERDALNAVGRELESDQTKLKFLMKKFTQNIDIMSKAKEDIHSLLSQSQTLAFLQASFNLPAATKFEPYIPRINLDSKKVTAPQAFTAALKEHLTEIFKHPVEARLLKLKPDAPEQKGQSMSSSPGCPLFLDYKEPNGGWNPSHYGQGQAPGSYRGPPFMAGQEVQWVAGHPRLPRPHSPGSQPQAGPKKKPQKQTQKALQPNVANMGNKNQAHSVENLFELSHKDKPRGRTPAAELRKKPETFDIPPDMTSAVQRGELLKYGTVLTLDPKTAHKRISLSEGFTKASVSDEHINYFDSPKRFTVCSQVLTSKGFSRGRHYWEVRLSSNNFVGIGLAYSSIDRKGPTSRLGRNAQSWCVEWFNVKLSAWYNSSETVLVNPNPKRVGVLLDCEEGTATFYNVADRAYPFHSFVFPFAEAVYPAFWIFSSGSSITLCKLQA, translated from the exons ATGGCCAACATGGAAGAGAGTCAGTTTTCTCTGATGAGTCTGGAGGATGAGCTGACCTGCAGCATCTGTCTCAGTCCCTTTGACTGTCCGGTGACCATCCCCTGCGGACACAACTTCTGCCAGGACTGCCTCCTCGCCACCTGGAAGGACACCTACAGCTGTCCTCAGTGTCGGACCCTCTTCGCCACCAAACCGAAGCTGAAGAAAAACACGGTCCTCAGCAGCGTCGTTCAGACCTTCAACCTGAGGTCGAGCAGGAGCGAGGCCAGCCTGGTCGTAGAGGAGAGCAAGGCTGAGAAAGATGATGTGGTCCGCTGTGATACATGTATGGAGGCAGAAGCGTCCCAGACCTGCCTCACCTGCATGGCCTCTTTCTGTGAGGAGCACCTGCGGCCTCACCGGGAAAACCCAATTTTCCGTCCCCACCAGCTGAGTGAGCCCGTCGGCGACCTGTTGGAGCGCATCTGCCCAGACCACCACAAGCTGATGGAGTTCTTCTGCAGCCAACATGGCCGACCAATCTGCAGCATCTGTCTCCAGCAAGTCCACAAAGGCTGCACCTTCATGTCTCCTGAGGAGCAGAGGAACCTGAAAGAG TCCGACCTCAGAGGCAAATTGGGTTTGCTAGATGGGAAGATTACAAAGAATGAGAATGTTGTCTCTCAAATGAAGGACATGGAGCACAAACTAAAG GACTCAACGACAAACAGGAGGACGGCTTTGGCAGCGGAGTATCAGCAGATGCGGGATATGTTGGACCGAGAGGAGCGTGATGCTCTTAACGCAGTGGGCCGTGAGCTAGAGAGTGATCAAACCAAACTCAAGTTTCTCATGAAGAAGTTCACCCAGAACATTGATATTATGAGCAAAGCTAAAGAAGACATCCACAGTCTGCTAAGTCAGTCCCAGACTCTGGCCTTCCTACAG GCTTCATTCAACCTGCCCGCAGCCACAAAGTTTGAACCTTACATTCCTCGAATCAACCTGGACTCCAAGAAGGTGACAGCACCACAAGCCTTTACTGCTGCACTGAAGGAGCATCTGACAGAGATCTTTAAACATCCTGTTGAGGCCAGACTACTCAAACTTAAACCAG ATGCTCCAGAGCAGAAAGGACAGTCCATGTCCAGCAGTCCTGGTTGTCCACTCTTCCTAGATTATAAAGAGCCCAATGGAGGCTGGAATCCATCCCATTATGGACAGGGCCAGGCACCAGGCTCTTACAGGGGACCTCCATTTATGGCAGGACAAG AGGTACAGTGGGTTGCAGGACATCCCAGACTCCCCAGGCCCCACAGTCCAGGTTCTCAACCACAGGCAGGCCCAAAGAAGAAACCTCAAA aACAGACCCAAAAAGCTCTGCAGCCCAATGTTGCTAACATGGGAAATAAGAATCAAGCCCATTCAGTGGAAAACCTGTTTGAGTTGAGTCACAAAGACAAACCCAGAGGCCGTACTCCTGCAGCTGAACTCAGAAAGAAACCAG AAACTTTCGATATTCCTCCAGACATGACATCTGCTGTACAAAGAGGGGAACTTCTGAAAT ATGGCACGGTGCTCACATTAGACCCAAAGACGGCCCACAAACGCATCTCCCTGAGTGAGGGCTTCACTAAGGCCTCTGTGTCAGATGAGCACATAAATTACTTTGACTCTCCAAAACGCTTCACTGTCTGCTCTCAGGTGCTCACCTCGAAGGGTTTCTCCAGAGGGCGCCACTACTGGGAAGTCCGACTGAGCAGCAACAACTTCGTTGGCATCGGCTTGGCTTACAGCAGCATTGACCGCAAAGGTCCCACCAGCCGACTGGGCCGCAACGCCCAGTCCTGGTGTGTCGAGTGGTTTAACGTCAAGCTGTCCGCTTGGTATAACAGCAGTGAGACCGTGCTGGTCAATCCCAATCCAAAGCGTGTAGGTGTACTGTTGGATTGTGAGGAGGGCACTGCTACGTTCTATAACGTTGCAGACAGGGCATATCCCTTCCACTCCTTTGTGTTCCCCTTTGCTGAAGCGGTGTATCCAGCTTTCTGGATTTTCTCAAGTGGCTcttccattacattgtgcaagcTGCAGGCATGA